The Macrobrachium rosenbergii isolate ZJJX-2024 chromosome 56, ASM4041242v1, whole genome shotgun sequence genome includes a region encoding these proteins:
- the LOC136836681 gene encoding carbohydrate sulfotransferase 1-like has protein sequence MRFKTEAFWVCVLLFGINLTIYMYPSQMDITGWRQSLASRSQQVNYAAAEEVPQPPEYGHPKDLTATQRSKKPLFILLMSSSGRSGSTLVTELLGTRGNSVVFFEPLFKTISQEKDPCHLNGTCIPQYLKSIAECGYSQEFEDWFKERTLFYSYFNIDVNNCFVYADDKKKCKMIDVRGKCRNSVLRVIKVIRSRVAWIEGLLKDDSLNMKLIYLTRDPRATLASYAHMGWKNKPLNQCTIMDKDMVDFDRLTKLYPNKAYQMEIEKLSADPVASIQEMFDFLFGSPEIHDETMVFINTHMYSNVSVSFGMNTAAYSYEEYQAWRWEITEQLLNETEKEPICKSVLKKLKHEVFGSLKRARDKNVSLFNYD, from the coding sequence GATGGCGCCAATCCTTGGCATCCCGGAGCCAGCAGGTGAATTACGCTGCAGCGGAGGAGGTTCCCCAACCTCCAGAGTACGGCCACCCGAAGGACTTGACAGCCACCCAGAGAAGCAAGAAGCCCTTGTTCATCCTTCTCATGAGTTCCTCCGGCCGCAGCGGTTCCACTCTCGTGACCGAACTGCTGGGCACTCGAGGAAATTCTGTCGTGTTCTTCGAGCCGCTGTTCAAAACGATTAGCCAAGAGAAAGACCCGTGTCACCTTAATGGCACTTGTATTCCCCAGTATTTGAAGAGCATCGCCGAGTGCGGTTACTCGCAGGAATTCGAAGACTGGTTTAAGGAAAGGACCTTGTTCTACAGTTATTTTAACATCGATGTGAATAACTGCTTTGTATACGCGGACGataaaaagaaatgcaagatGATCGACGTACGCGGCAAGTGTCGAAACTCGGTGTTAAGAGTCATCAAAGTGATCAGGTCGCGGGTGGCCTGGATAGAAGGCCTGCTGAAGGATGACTCCCTGAACATGAAACTCATTTATCTGACACGCGACCCTAGAGCAACCTTGGCTTCTTACGCCCATATGGGATGGAAGAACAAGCCCTTGAACCAGTGTACCATAATGGACAAAGATATGGTAGACTTCGACAGGCTAACGAAACTCTACCCAAACAAAGCCTACCAAATGGAGATCGAGAAGCTGAGCGCCGACCCGGTAGCGTCCATTCAGGAAATGTTCGATTTCCTCTTCGGCAGTCCTGAGATACACGATGAAACCATGGTCTTCATCAACACGCACATGTACAGCAACGTATCCGTATCTTTTGGTATGAATACGGCGGCGTACAGCTACGAGGAGTACCAAGCGTGGAGGTGGGAGATCACGGAACAGCTGCTGAATGAAACTGAAAAGGAACCGATTTGTAAATCTGTCCTGAAAAAGCTGAAACACGAGGTCTTCGGGTCTCTCAAAAGGGCCAGAgacaaaaatgtttcattattcaaTTACGACTAA